In a single window of the Hoyosella subflava DQS3-9A1 genome:
- a CDS encoding acyl-CoA dehydrogenase family protein, with product MAVDRLLPTEEARDLIALTRDVADKVLTPRVDQHEKTETYPEGVFATLGEAGLLSLPYAEEWGGGGQPYEVYLQMLEELGARWAAVAVAVSVHSLACHPLNAFGTDEQKQKWLPELLGGSTIGAYSLSEPQAGSDASALACKATRTDGGYIINGAKAWITHGGIADYYNLFARTGEGSRGISCFLVPRDTPGLTFGKPEEKMGLHAVPTTAAHYDDVFLPHECRIGAEGQGLQIAFSALDSGRLGIAAVATGLAQAALDEAVAYAKERQTFGKRIIDHQGLGFVLADMAAAVDSARATYLDAARRRDAGLPYSRNASVAKLVATDAAMKVTTDAVQVFGGYGYTREFRVERLMREAKIMQIFEGTNQIQRLVISRSLAQ from the coding sequence GTGGCAGTCGACCGACTTTTGCCAACAGAAGAAGCACGAGACCTCATCGCGCTGACTCGCGATGTTGCCGACAAAGTACTCACGCCCCGTGTTGATCAGCACGAGAAGACCGAGACCTACCCCGAAGGGGTCTTCGCTACACTCGGCGAAGCCGGACTGCTGAGCCTCCCCTACGCGGAGGAATGGGGCGGCGGTGGCCAGCCGTACGAGGTCTACCTGCAGATGCTCGAAGAACTCGGGGCGCGCTGGGCCGCCGTCGCGGTCGCCGTCAGTGTCCACAGCCTCGCCTGCCACCCCCTCAACGCGTTTGGTACCGACGAGCAGAAGCAGAAATGGCTGCCGGAATTGCTGGGTGGCAGCACAATCGGCGCCTACAGTCTTTCCGAGCCCCAGGCTGGCTCCGATGCATCCGCGCTGGCATGTAAGGCCACACGAACCGACGGCGGGTACATCATCAACGGCGCCAAAGCCTGGATCACCCATGGCGGGATCGCCGATTACTACAACCTGTTCGCACGCACCGGTGAGGGTTCGCGCGGCATCTCGTGCTTCCTGGTCCCCCGGGACACCCCCGGGCTTACCTTCGGTAAACCCGAGGAGAAAATGGGCCTGCACGCCGTGCCCACAACAGCGGCACACTACGACGACGTGTTCCTTCCGCACGAGTGCCGTATCGGAGCGGAAGGCCAGGGACTGCAGATCGCCTTCAGTGCACTCGATTCCGGTCGGCTCGGAATTGCCGCTGTCGCAACAGGACTAGCGCAGGCCGCTCTTGACGAAGCGGTTGCGTATGCGAAGGAGCGTCAGACTTTCGGCAAGCGCATCATCGACCACCAAGGTCTGGGTTTCGTTCTGGCCGATATGGCAGCGGCGGTGGACTCGGCACGGGCCACATATCTCGATGCTGCGAGACGCCGCGACGCGGGACTCCCGTACTCGCGCAACGCTTCTGTCGCGAAGCTTGTCGCCACCGATGCCGCCATGAAGGTCACCACCGATGCTGTCCAGGTGTTCGGCGGGTACGGCTACACGCGCGAGTTCCGCGTCGAACGCCTCATGCGCGAAGCGAAGATCATGCAAATCTTCGAAGGCACCAATCAGATTCAGCGACT